The DNA region TTATACGCCTTGCCTGCGCCGCGCCGTTTTTATCTATTATCCGCGCCGCCGCGTCAATATCTGCCTGCGAGCAGTAAAAATCCATCCTTATGGTATCCTGCGCTTTTGCATCCAACAGCCTTAAATTTTTGTCAATCTCATGCATATCCCTGTCATATGGATACTCTTTATCCAGCATAAAACCGCCGCCGGCACATCCGTAGCCGTATATGCTGCCGGCATTAATCCGCACCAGATAATTAATGTTCCTTATGTCACCGCGCAGGTCATACGCTTTTTCAAATCCAAGTTTTCTCAGCCGCGCAGCCATATTTTCAAGCTCGCCGCCGCTTCTTTTTCTTTCGGGATAAAACCACGAACGTGAAAGTTCATGTACAACATCTATATCCGGATTATTCTTCAAAAGAAAAGCGCAGTCTTTAACGCACAGCGCGTGTATTTCATAACCGCTGTTTTGCCTTCTTAATTCAGAAAAAAACGGCAGCGTCTGAATCATATCCCCAAGCTGGTCAAGCCTTACCGCCAGAATTCTTTTATTCTTTCCTTTTTTTCTTACCTTTCCATAAAAATAAAAAAGGGCGGAACCCACAGCATCTATTACTGCCATAACCGCCCTTTTCCATCTTTTCTTAAAGACGTATTTTTTCATTTTACCTTTTTATTATTCTTTTTCTTTTTGCCGGCGGCGCCGGATTTTGATTCAAGCGCCAGTTTTATCACGTCATCCATCGTCCTTACAAAATGGAACTTAAGCCCTTCTTTTACATATACCGGAAGTTCATCATAATCTTTTTTATTGTAATCCGGCACCACAACCTCTTTTACCCCGTTTCTTAAAGCAGCAAGGGTCTTTTCTTTTAATCCGCCGAT from Candidatus Goldiibacteriota bacterium includes:
- a CDS encoding glycosyltransferase family 9 protein, with the protein product MKKYVFKKRWKRAVMAVIDAVGSALFYFYGKVRKKGKNKRILAVRLDQLGDMIQTLPFFSELRRQNSGYEIHALCVKDCAFLLKNNPDIDVVHELSRSWFYPERKRSGGELENMAARLRKLGFEKAYDLRGDIRNINYLVRINAGSIYGYGCAGGGFMLDKEYPYDRDMHEIDKNLRLLDAKAQDTIRMDFYCSQADIDAAARIIDKNGAAQARRIIVHPFTRAASKMWGLEKFNQLIQHIADAGNTKIFVIGGKDDIKHAEKIRFSENVINCIGVLPLGVTIALIKQCGIFAGNDSGPQYFAAYSGLKTCVIYGYTVNYKRWLPKVPAANMADISIPVECGPCEKTVCDNKEGHKCMELITVAMVWDRIKGWF